Within the Miscanthus floridulus cultivar M001 chromosome 2, ASM1932011v1, whole genome shotgun sequence genome, the region CCGACCCGAACACCTCGGAGACCACCACCTGCGCAATGTTGCGAAGCTAGTCAAGCTCTCTCTCGAGAGCgcgtcgctcctcaagggactgggCTAGCGCCTCCATGCTCTGACTGACCGCCACTTTGACCGTCTCCAGCTCTTCCTCCCAAGAGCcgatctttccacccagttctgGAAACAGATGACAAATCCAggagcaaggaaaagaaaaattcaaggcaTCAACCGAGGGCAGAACAGGTACGTACCAAGGCGAGCACTTTGGAGAATGGAAAGCCCTTCCTCTTGACTGGTCACCCTCTCGAGCAGCTAAGTGTTCGACTCCTCTGCCCCGAGCATCTGCCCCGGAGCGCGACGACCTCCCGCTCGGCGTCCGACCGGGTCTTCCGCTCCGCTTCTAGAGCCTCCAGGGACTTCCTGAGCACCGCCATGGTCTCCGCCAAGTGGGCCTTCACTGCGTCGAGTTTCTACTCGGCAGCAGTCGCCCGCTCGACCGCCCTCAGCTCCACCGCCCGTGCTCCCGTCGCCTCGGCTGCccagtcttgggactcacggcGGGCGGACTTCAGCTTGTGCCTGAGCTCGTCGACCCGCCGCAACACCACCGCTTCTTGTTCCATCCGACCGTGCTCCTCCCGAAGAAACCGGGACTTgcggatcgacatcatctctagaTCCAGCGAGACAAGAAGCAGGCGTGCTGAGACAACCGCTTAAATGCCAAGGAATCAAAGACAACACTAGGAACGCAAAAAACTTACCTCTGCAACACGTGGCAGGTTGACAGTCACGGcctgatggacgagctcaaccctctccaaggcctccttaagCTTCGTCTTGGTAAGGGCGAGATCGAactccatcgacagtcctctctccCCAAGCAGATGCCAAAGCTTCACCTCCTCATCGTGAAGGACGAACCGGGCCTTTCCCGGCTCACCGGGacaaggccacaccagctcgcAGGTCGCCTCCGACCCGCCGGAAGATCCAGCCATCACAGTATCAAGCAGCGACCGATCCATGCTGCTATCCAGGACTCCAACTAAATACCATCCAGGCAAGGTACAGGCAGCAAACATCCCAGGCAAAATTCATCCAGGGTTGCATCCAAACACACCCTTATTCCCCATTTCTGTAACTCTGTTGTTCTTCGATCTTATCCCACATTCTCTGTTGTTCTAGCCTCGAATCTATCCATTTCTACTCTTTGCTTTACAAGTTCGTGACAATGGCCCTGGAGGCTCTGGAGTAATGCCGCCGGCTTCAGAGATTTTGGGCCAAAAATGACACGGGCCTTTTCTGACGAAGCACAAAATAGAATATCGGGGAGGGCATTCGTGGTAGCGAAGCGAGCATCTGCATCGTGTGGCCGCCGTCTGTTGGGACACCACAACCCAACCCGTTCGGATAGATAGCCGGTcgcccgcctccctcccttctccCCACCACATCTCCACTGACAAGCCGCCGCCGCTCTTCCACCCCCCCACCCCCCTCTCCCCGGCCTCGCACCCATGGCCACGGCTATGATGGCTGCAGCCACCACCTCCTGCTCCCCTCGCCGCGCCGCgctgctcctgaagccggtggcgtcctcctccagcagcagctcggcgcggccgcggcggctCTTGGCGCAGCAGCTCCCGCGGCtgctggcgacggcggcggcggcagtggcagtGGCGGCCGCGCCGCTCCCGGCGCTGGCGGAGCAGATGGAGAAGGCCCAGCTGTTCGACTTCAACCTGACGCTCCCGGCGATCGCAACCGAGTTCCTGCTGCTCATGGTGGCGCTGGACAAGCTCTACTTCACGCCGCTGGGTAAGTTCATGGACGAGCGGGACGCCAAGATCCGCGGCGAGCTGGGCAACGTCAAGGACGCCTCCGAGGAGGTGAAGCAGCTGGAGGAGCAGGCGGCCGCCATCATGAAGGCGGCGCGCGCCGAGATCGCGGCGGCGCTcaacaagatgaagaaggagaccACCGCGGAGCTGGAGGCCAAGCTGGAGGAGGGCCGCAGCCGCGTGGAGGCCGAGCTCGTCGAGGCGCTCGCCAACCTCGAGGCGCAGAAGGAGGAGGCCGTCAAAGCGCTCGACGCGCAGATCGCCTCGCTCAGCGATGAGATCGTCAAGAAGGTGCTCCCATCGGCGTAGCGAGCCGGCCGGGCCGGCGGGCGTTCCTTTCTTACCTTTCTGATCAGTGTGTATACGCTTGTCGGGCTGCCGTCCATGGGCGGCCGCGGCCCTGCCTTCTTTATCTTATGACTGTAATTGCATGAACATTATAAATGAATGATAATTTTGAAGAAATCTCAGACTCTCTACTCAACTACTCATGAAAGATTACTGGATGGTGCTGTGTTCACCGCCTGTGTTGGATTGTTGCAGACTCGCAACGAGGTTACTTGATACGCTTGTGCAACTAGTGATTTCAACCATTAACCATAGGATACATTTCATCCTAGTGATTTCAACCATTAAATCTTAAGTTATATCCAATCCAAATGATTGTACATTTGGCAGTAATCTGTAACTCGGCTTACTCACTATTATTCGTTCTAGGCCTTGAGCCAAGTTCAAAGTTCGATCATGTTCCAGGCACAGATCTTCAACTGCAACCATCATGCCTCAATGGGTTcttactcatcatcatcatcatcttcctctgAGCGTGAGATCTCATCGCTGCTACTATCGTAGCCTCTTAACACCTGTTTCAGAAGAGGAAACCAACTATGAGTTCATTTAATTTATTACGACCATGGGCAAAAAATGCGACCATTGTTAATATAAGAACCGCCACTCATGTTTACACTTGTCGTCGACGTAATAATAAATAAACTGTGACTCTGAAGCAGGGGAAAATTAAAGGGTGCATGGGTGCTGAACGCTGTTGGGCAGTTTTTAGGCCGCTAATGGAAAGGCACAAGAGAAACAGAGCACAACAAGATTTTGCAGCCAAAAGTCTCTCTGaaattgcatatacatgcatcgaTCAAAAGCTCATGTCTTTGAGGGATATATTGCATAATGCATCAAAAGCTCAAAACATTCATAATTATTACCTCTTTGCTCTGGGTAATGGCGCTGCCTGCAAGCAGTGTCTTCCTAAGCTTATCGATGTATGAATAGTTCTGTCGCAGACAGCATGTGTACATAATCATCAGATGCTTAGTAACCTGCTTGGGAGAAGAGAGAAGGTTAAGTGTCTCGGCAGCTTTAAACGGAAACAAATTAACTGGATGACGCTgtcacatgcatgcaaatgaaattaaagtCGACTCCACACAACAATGAACAATAATCAACATCATCTTTTGACAATTGAGGGGAAGAATGCAATATAACCCATCCAATTTATTAGTAGTCATCTACTTATATTTTGAGATGTATATTCTTCGTTATTAATATATATTTTGAGATACATACAGCTTCTGTTGAAAACATTGCTTCAAACAGAAGATCAATTGTAACCGGGGGGAGAGGCCCCATCAAATTTTTATTTGTCAGGAAAGCAAATTAAGTTGCAATAATAAGCAAAGTCGTGCAGGGGTAGGCAAGCACTATCCTCATAACTGTGTGATGGTAACAATTATTCTTTGTTTCTGCTTGGATGTAGATCAGAATTATTATCTGAATTCTGAAGGCAATGCCCTGTGTGTTTTTAAACACGCCTGCTACTATTTTTTTGGTCCTGTTTCGCGATATGTATGTATGTCTTGCTACATCTAGTACTGTACTGTCTCATTGTTAAATCATCATGTGGTTCTGGTGTCATCGGGGGTGATATTAATGATGCCTCAAGCATCTTGGCAACATTTGTTCAAATTATCTCTGAGCATATATCTTTGACTTAATAATAAAATAACCAGGTTTTAGTTATTTCGTGCATCTGAACGAATGTCACTTCAtccaaattaagtttgaaaggcCACACTGCTGCAGCTATTCTGACAACAAATTAAATTCCCCAAGTTCATTTTACGAATAACGTGCTAAATTTCTCTAGTTTCCGATCGTGTTAACTACATACAGATCGATTTGATTCATGGATGAGAGATTACATTGTACAGAGAGAATttaaagcaggagaagaatacaTACCTCCTCGACGCTCCCATCCTCAATGTCGACGTTGAAGGACTCGTCCATGGCGTCGTACAGCAATCCCTCCAGCTCGTCCTGGTCGAGTGGGCCAGTGCCTTTAGTAATTCAATCCACCGTTAGCGCACAAACGAAACAAACCAAATCAATCGTAATTCATCAAAACAGATGGAATGATTTCGATTCCAGATTAATTGAGTTTGAAAGACAACAATAATGCAATGCGGCGGCGCGGGTgaaccaggagaggacggaggaGGCGAGCCGGTCGGCCTTGGCCTACGAGTCGAGGCCGCCCCACCGGTTCTGCACCGCCAGCTGCAGCGCCGTCCACCTCCCGAACAGCAGGCCGATGCACTCCGCCATTGCCGTCGCCCCCTCCTTGGACAGCACCACcctgccgccggcgccggcggccgtgccggaggacgaggaagaggccATGGCCCTCTGGGTTTGGCTTTGGCCTCGCGATGGATCGATGGGATCAGTCGATCGGTGGATGCTATGGGCTAGGGTTTTCACCGGAAGACGACTCACAGGTTTGCCTTCAAACTAAAACATTACTAGGGTCGATTTGAATTTCggagagagcttagaaatcaggTTTGTCGAAAGTTCATGTATTCGTACAACCTATTCGTTTCGGCTTAAACAATCCtagattattactgctgactAAATTATCGTAgagaagagaaaaatactattctaacttaCAATCCATTATCCTTTACAACCAAGCGATCCTCCCGTCTGAAATACAAAAGGCAATATAGAAATACAGAAATAGGGCTGAGCAGGCCAATAGACGCGCCGACAAGCCCAAACAGGCAAGCAGGCAGGCTCTTCTGGGCCAGAGCCGAGATCTAGCCGAACCTTCACCGGCAACCCAAAAGCAAAGCCCGAAACTAGGAGCAAGAGGCGGGTAGGGTTCTAGCTGCCGGCgacagccatggccgcctcctCCGCCGCCCCGGTCCTGCTTCGCCGCCTCTTCTGCAGCTCCACCCCAGCCTTCTCCTCCGTACTGCGCGCTACCTTTTGCTCCTCTGCCGGCTTCGGCCCGTCTCCTCTGTCCTCCATATTCGGTGACGGCACCGAGGTCGCCAACGTTCCACCGCTCACCACACCCAAGCTCTTCGTCAGCGGTAACGTCTCTCCGCC harbors:
- the LOC136540865 gene encoding ATP synthase subunit b', chloroplastic-like, giving the protein MATAMMAAATTSCSPRRAALLLKPVASSSSSSSARPRRLLAQQLPRLLATAAAAVAVAAAPLPALAEQMEKAQLFDFNLTLPAIATEFLLLMVALDKLYFTPLGKFMDERDAKIRGELGNVKDASEEVKQLEEQAAAIMKAARAEIAAALNKMKKETTAELEAKLEEGRSRVEAELVEALANLEAQKEEAVKALDAQIASLSDEIVKKVLPSA